The Pan troglodytes isolate AG18354 chromosome 1, NHGRI_mPanTro3-v2.0_pri, whole genome shotgun sequence genome includes a region encoding these proteins:
- the RPL11 gene encoding large ribosomal subunit protein uL5, translating into MAQDQGEKENPMRELRIRKLCLNICVGESGDRLTRAAKVLEQLTGQTPVFSKARYTVRSFGIRRNEKIAVHCTVRGAKAEEILEKGLKVREYELRKNNFSDTGNFGFGIQEHIDLGIKYDPSIGIYGLDFYVVLGRPGFSIADKKRRTGCIGAKHRISKEEAMRWFQQKYDGIILPGK; encoded by the exons ATGGcg CAGGATCAAGGTGAAAAGGAGAACCCCATGCGGGAACTTCGCATccgcaaactctgtctcaacatcTGTGTTGGGGAGAGTGGAGACAGACTGACCCGAGCAGCCAAGGTGTTGGAGCAGCTCACAGGGCAGACCCCTGTGTTTTCCAAAG CTAGATACACTGTCAGATCCTTTGGCATCCGGAGAAATGAAAAGATTGCTGTCCACTGCACCGTTCGaggggccaaggcagaagaaatcTTGGAGAAGGGTCTAAAG GTGCGGGAGTATGAGTTAAGAAAAAACAACTTCTCAGATACTGGAAACTTTGGTTTTGGGATCCAGGAACACATCGATCTGGGTATCAAATATGACCCAAGCATTGGTATCTACGGCCTGGACTTCTATGTG GTGCTGGGTAGGCCAGGTTTCAGCATCGCAGACAAGAAGCGCAGGACAGGCTGCATTGGGGCCAAACACAGAATCAGCAAAGAGGAGGCCATGCGCTGGTTCCAGCAGAAG TATGATGGGATCATCCTTCCTGGCAAATAA